The following DNA comes from Sphingorhabdus sp. M41.
GCGTGGGCGCCATGTCCTCCCTGATGAAGATCATGGGCACCGAACTGGCACAACATCTGACCGAACTCGCGCTCGAGATTGCCGGTCCGAGCGGAAGCGTGTTCCAGCCGCATCCGACTCGGCCAGGGGCAGACATTCCCGACTATCAAGCCCCCGAGGACGGATATGTCTCGGGCGAAACCTGGCAGGCCATTGCGCCACTGCAATATCTCAACGAGCGAGCGGGTTCTATCTATGCGGGTTCAAACGAGGTGCAGCGCAATATCCTCGCCAAGGCCGTACTCGGCCTCTAGGCGGCCTGCCGCGTCTTGCGATACCGCTCGACATGGTCGGCTGCACTGCCAAGCTTATATTCGAGCACCGTTGCGCGCTTGAAATAATGGCCGACGCGTAGTTCTTCGGTCAGGCCCATCGCGCCGTGCAGCTGCACCGCTTCCTGACCGATCCGGCGCAGGCCATCGGAGGCAGTCGCCTTGGCTGCCGAAACTGCGCAGGGCTGATCGACCTTGAGCGCGGCCAGTAACGAGGCTGCCTCGATCTCCTGTGCTTTCGCCCACATGTCGACCATCCGATGCTGCAACGCCTGGAAGGATGAAATCGGCACGCCGAATTGCTCACGCTCCTTGCTGTAGGCCACGGTGTCCTCAACCATGACCGAAGCAATCCCAGCACTTTCCGCGCATAGCGCCGAAAGCGCGCGATCAACGGCCGCTTCAAGGGCTGGCAGGACCGAGTCCCCGCGCGCGATCAGGGCGTCGGCCGGGACATTGAAGCCGTCGAGCAGGATGTCCGCCGAAGGTGTATCGTCAATCAGGGCATATGGCTTGAGCGACGAACCGAGCGCGGCCGGTTCGACCGCGAAGAGGCCCAATTCGCCGTCTTCCAGCCGGGCCGGTATCAGGACAAGACTGGCATGGCTGGCGAAATCGACGACGAGTTTCGTGCCCGACAGGATCCAACCTTTCTCTGTCTCGCTTGCGCGGGTCTCGACCAGAGAGACATCACCCCGTGTCTGTGGCTCCTCGATAGCCGTAGTGACCAGCAGGCCTTCCCCTGCAATCGCCTTCGCAATATTGGTGGCACCGACGCTGCCAAGCAGCGTGGCCGAAAGGACGTTGCAGGCAATATAGGGCGTGACGGCCAGCGCGCGTCCCTGGGCAGCAGCGATAGTCATCTCGCTTTGACTACCGCCGCCAAAGCCGCCCAGTTCCTCGGGCAGTCCCGCAGAAGCAACACCAAGCTCCGCATCCAACGCGCGCCAGAAAGCTAGAAATTCACCGCCGCCTTTCTGGCTGCGGCGGGTGTCAAACGGCAGACGCTTCTCGAGATATCGATCAAGCGATTGCTGGAGCAGTTGCTGGTCTTCGTCAAATTGTAGATTCATGCCCGCGCTTATGACATGGCGAAGAAAATTATCAAGTCTGATAATTAAACGAGCAGGCCCGCCATCAGCGTTTCAACCGTCTGCTTCTTGTAACGCTCGTGCAGCGCATCATCCGCCTCGGCAATTCCGCCAAATACGGCTGACAGTGTGAACCGGTTGGCATAGAGGCCATCGGCCGATCCGATCGTGTTGAAGTAGAACAGCTTGGGATCAACTTTGCGAAACTCGCCCGCCGCTATACCATCCTGAATGATCCGGTGCTGCGCGCTGGCAATCGGCTTGAGCAGTTCTTCCGCGATATGATGAACGCGCTCGGGCGTGGCGTCGCGGACCATCAGCTGGATCAGGCGGTTGAGATAGGGAATCTGGTAATAGGTATCGAGTATGCCTTCGAGGTGAATGCGCATCCGTTCGGTTGGGCTGACATCGAGCCGGAACAGCGCTCCCAACTGCCTGATCCGGACACCGACGTCACGGTCCAGCAAGGCAAGCAACATGCCTTCCTTGCTGCCGAAATAATAGCGGATCATGCCGTGATTGACCTCGGCGCGCGCGGCAATGTCGAGGATTCCGATCTCAACCGTGTCCAGTTCGCGCATCAGCGCACTGGCCGCATCGAGCAGCGTTTCGCGGATCGCCCCCTTAGCCGATTGGCGGGTCGCAGTGGCGGACTGGGATCGTGTCATCCTTCTATCCATGCGCATTTTGCCACTCGATAGCAATCGCTCTTGCTAAAATTATCAGAGCTGATAATCTATCAAGCCTGATAACGTTTCGCAAAGATAACGGGGAGAGGATTGATGAAGAGGATCACAAGGGACTTTTTCGCTTGTGGTGTGGCCGGAATTGCGCTGGGCCTGCCTTCTATGGGCCATGCGCAATCGGCCAGCGATGATGAAGTGGCGGCCGAACAGGGCGTAGATCGCAACGCCATCATTGTTACGGCCAACCGGCGCGAGGAAGCGATCACCGATGTCGGCGTCGCCATCCAGGCATTTTCGGGAGAGCAGCTCGACAAATTGCAGGTCAATTCGACCGAAGATCTTCAGGCCGTGGTTCCCAGCCTCAATGTGTCGAGAGGCTATCAGGGCATCCCGATTTACACGCTGCGCGGAATCGGTTTCAACACCATCAACCTTTCGGCGACCTCGACGGTCGGCACCTATCAGGACGAAGTTGCACTCGCCTATCCGTTCATGAACAGTGGCCCGGTGTTTGATCTTGAACGCGTCGAGGTTCTCAAGGGGCCGCAAGGCACGCTTTATGGACGCAATACGACCGGCGGCCTTGTCAACTTCATATCTGCCAAACCAGAATTCGGCGACTTCAACGGCAGCATCGCGGTTGATCTCGGGTCCGAGGAGACGCTCAACACCAAGGGACATCTCAATATCCCGATCGGCGAGTCGGTTGCCCTGCGCGCAGCTTGGCGAACCGAACGCAGCTGGGAAGGCTGGCAGAAAAGTATCTCGCGCGACGAGAAACAGGGCCAAGTTGAACGCTACGGCGGTCGTTTGACGATCGCTGCCGACCCGATCCCCGATATGCATATCGAACTGGCAGCTAATTTCTGGGTCAACAAATCGGATACGCTGGCGGCACAGGCCGTAGGCTTCACGCCGAACACCGATCCGGCCAACGGCACGCTGTTCAGCCTTTTCAACGCTGCCGGGCTTCCCGCCTACGTGGCAGCCAATGGCAATAACTGGAGCAGCGACACGGCCGACTGGCAACCGCTTGACCAGCGTGCACAGAATATCGGTCGCGGCACAGGGATCGACCGCCCTAATGCCGAAGACAGCAATTTCTATGGTCTGCGCGCCATGTTGCAGTTCGACTTCACGCCCGATGTCAGCTTCATTTCGTTGACTGGCTTCAACCATGTGAAGCGCGATGCAAGCTATGACTGGAGCGGCGCGCCATATGAAATTCTCAGCCAGCATGCCGAAGGCGAAATCGACTCGCTTTCGCAGGAAATTCGTTTCCAGGGGACCACCGGCCCTGCCGAATGGGTCGTTGGCGGATATTATGCGAATGACAAGGTGGTCGATACCAACCAGACGTTGCTGGGCGAAAATGCGAATGTGGGCGCAATCCGCGCGCTGATCCTCGCTCCGCAGGCGGCGCTGGGTGGTGCGAGCATTTTCGATGCATTCAACACCTTCGGCTACACACCCGCCGACGTCCTGACATCCTTTCGTACCTATCGCGACGAGGCTGAATTCGACGTCGAAACCTTCAGTGCCTTCGCGAGTGCGGACTGGGAGCTTTCACCCTCGCTGACGCTGACCACCGGAATCCGATACACTCAGGATACCCAGGATTACGAAGGCTGCTCGCGCGATTTGAACGGATCGATGCTGCCCAATGTGAACCTGTTCAACCGCTTTTTCTTCTTTACCAGTTATGGTGCGATCACCGCTCCGATATCGGAAAACCAGTGCAACACCTTCGACGTCGACACGCTGACCTTCGGACCCGTTACTTCAAGACTGAAGGAAGACAATGTCGCCTGGCGCGGGGCGCTGACCTGGCAGCCGAATGACGATACGCTGCTCTACGCCTCGGTATCGCGCGGATACAAAGCCGGCTCGACCCCGGTCAATGCTGCCAATATTGCCACGCAGAACCGCCCGGCACGGCAGGAGCAACTGACCGCCTACGAAGTCGGAACCAAGCTCGCTCTTGCCAATCTGTCGTTCAACCTCAACCTTGCCGGCTTCTATTATGACTATTCCGACAAGCAACTGGCGGTCTATTTCGCTGACCCGATCTACACGACTTTGCTGCGGCTCGATAACATCCCTGAATCGCGGGCCTATGGCATCGACGGAGATTTCACCTGGTTTGCCACCGACGAGCTGACGCTATCGGTAGCGGCCACCTGGCTGCAAACGGAGATCATCGGTTACCAGGGCATCAATGCCGCTGGCCAGCCTCTGGATTATGACGGCTTTGCATTTCCCTACAGCCCCGAATTCTCGGGTGCCGCAACAATCACTTATGATACGCCGATCACCTCTGACCTCGGTCTGCGTGCCATGGTAAATGGCCGCTACCAGTCATCCACTTCGAGTACGATTGAGGACTTCGATCCGCTGGCGATTGATAGCTACGGCATTCTCAACACCAGCCTTGCGCTCTACGATCTGGATGGTGTTTGGGAAGCCTCCATCTGGGGCCGCAACGTAACCGACACCTATTATTGGTCATCGGCCGCGACCAACGCGAATAGCGCGGTTCGCTTTCCCGGTCGTTCTGCCAGCTACGGTGCCACCGTCCGCATGCGCTTTTAAGAAAGGATAATCCCGGTACCGTCTGTCTTCGGACAGGGTGCCGGGGCCAATTCATGACTGATACTGCTCCCCCGTTCCGCCCGCTTTCCCAGAAACCCGCCGCCGTGAATGTCGAGCGGCGCGACGATGGGACAATCCTTGTCTGGTCAAAGCATGAGCCGTTCGCCGTCCCGGCCAATCTCGCCACCATTTTCCGCGACCGCAGCGAGGCGCATCCCGATCATGCTCTTCTGTTTGAACGCAAGCCCGGTCATGGCGAGTGGGCAGGAGTCACCTGGGGCGAGGCACGGGCCGCGGCGGATTCCATTGCGCAGTGGCTGATCGACCGCGGCTTTGGTCAGGACGACCCCGTCATGGTCATTTCCGGCAACTCGCTGGAACATGGCCTGCTGATGCTTGGCTGCTATACCGCAGGGGTACCGATCGCGCCGGTCAGTGCAGCCTATTCACTGATGTCGCAGGACCACGAGAAGCTGCTGCACTGTTTTCGCAAGATCGGCGCGAAGGTGGTCTTCGCCAAGGAAGGCAGCCTGCATGCGAAGGCGCTTGCACGACTGTTGGCGGAAGATCCCGAATTGACAATCGTCACCTGTGACGGCGTGCCGGAACAGGCTCTGGACTTCTCGCAGATATGCGCCGTGGAACCGGGCGCAGCGGTGGACGACCGCGTCGCCTCGATCGGCGCGGATACGGTGGGGAAATATCTATTCACATCCGGTTCTACCGGAATGCCGAAATGTGTCCCGCAGACACATGGCATGATGACGACGCTGATCGCCGGACAGGAAGGACTGTCGAGCGAGGCACGCGAAGATCGCGAACCACCGGTGACACTTGAATGGATGCCATGGAGCCACATCAGTGGCGGCAATGTGTTTTTCAACGGCCACATCTGGTCGGGCGGCACAATGTATCTTGATGCCGGCAAGCCGCTCCCGGGCATGTTCGAAACCACGATCAGGAATCTCTACGAGATTTCCCCCACCGGCTTCGGTTCTGCGCCCGTCGCCTTCGCCATGCTGGCCGACGCTATGGAGAGTGACAGGAAGCTGCGCGCATCCTTTTTCAGCAAGGTGCAGTCTCTCGGCTATGGCGGAGCAACTCTGTCAGACGATCTCTACGATCGCCTGCAAGCGCTGGCCATTGCCGAGACCGGGAAACGCATCCCGATTACCACCATGTACGGCGCAACCGAAACGCAGGGTATCACCATGGTCCACTGGGAGGTCGACCGCGTCGGCCTCATCGGTCTTCCGATGCCCGGCACCACATTGAAGCTGGTCCCCAACGGCCCCAAGATGGAGGTGCGCGTAAAAGGCCCGTCCGTCACCAAAGGCTATAAGGACGACCCGGAAAAAAATGCCGAGGCGTTCGACGAAGAAGGTTTCTATAAACTTGGCGATGCGGCGCGGTTCCTTGATGATGATCATCCCGAAAAAGGCCTCGAGTTCGACGGCCGTGTGACCGAGGATTTCAAGCTCTCTACCGGTACGTGGGTGTCGGTCGGCACGCTTCGTCCGGAGATCGTCAGCGCGTGCAGCCCGCTGATCCATGACTGCGTAATCGCCGGTCAGGACAGGGATTTCGTTAGTATTCTGGCCTGGCCCAGCCCGACAGCGGCGCAAACCTATGCCGGAGAGAAGGGCCCGCAGGGGCTGACCGACCTGCTCGGTGACATCGCCGCGAAGCTGGCCGCATTCAACAGAGCGGCCGGGGGAAGCTCTCGCAGGATCGGCAAGGTGATGCTGCTTACCGATCCGCCGTCGCTCGACGCCGGGGAAATTACCGACAAGGGATATATCAACCAGGCAGCGGTTCTGTCGCTGCGCGCCAATGCCATCAAAGTGCTATATTCCAAAAAAAGTGCACCATTTGTCATGGAGATCGTCTGAGGTCGGAAACAGTTTCGCACGATGTTTCAAGCGCAGGGAATTGCGGCGCGGGAAGCACCCCGGTGCGAAGCTTTTCACGTCAACACAAGATGAACCCTGACGGATTGCTCTCTGCCATTCGCAGGACCTTAGTTTTCCTCCGGGAACAACCGAACCGGCCTGTTGGCCAGCAAGCGCAACATCTGCAATTTCTCTGGCTCCTCGTTTCGTCGGGGCGATATCAGCCCGCCAGTCAGCCCATGATGTAGTTGGTTGTTCGCGAGCACCGGTGCTTATGTTAATTCTCCAGATCTGAAGCCGCCACCCGTGAACGGGATAGCTGTTTCTATTTTGTCCGTGCAAACGATCTGTGAGGCATTATGATATTCCAGCAGCTGAAAAATATCCGCTCAATCGCATTACCGGCACTTGCAGCAGCGGCATGCGCGTTATCTGGATGCCAGACCGCGTCCAATCTAGCACCAGCGCCGTCAAATGATGTGCAGGCTGACATGCGGATGATCGATGCCGGTGCGTATCCGGCTACGGACGAACTTTTTGCCAAACCTTATATTGATGCCCAGGAATGGCGGGATGATCCTGTTCGGCATTTCTATGTCCATGGTGGATTTGAAGGGACGGACACGCGCTTTTCCTATTATTTTCCGCCCGCCGGCCAATATGAGGGTCGTTTTTTCCAGCATGTCACGCCCGTGCCGGACAGCGAGACGCTGGCTCAGAGGCTGCCGGCCGGAAAATTCAACAAGATCGGCTTCTCGGCAGCCAGCGGCGCTTATTTTATCGAAACCAATGGTGGCGGTACCATCGATCTGACCGAAGGTTCCGAGGCGCTGGCGGACCCGACGATTACGGCTTACCGCGCAAATGCAGCCGCCGCGGCTTTTTCGCGCCATGTCGCGCAGCAATTCTATGATCGCGAGGACCGGCCTTATGGCTATATTTACGGTGGTTCAGGCGGCGCTTTCCGCACGATAGGCGGTTTGGAAAGCACCAAGGGTGTCTGGGACGGCGGCGTGCCCTATGTCAACGGCTCGACAATGGCGATCCCGAACATGTTTACCGTGCGCATGCAGGCGCTGAGAGTATTGCGGGACAAGTTTCCGCAAATTGTCGATGCGCTCGAGCCGGGCGGCAGCGGCGATCCCTATGCCGGACTAACGGCCTATGAAGCCTCGGTATTGCGCGAAGCCGACAAGATGGGCTTTCCGATGCCGAGCTGGTTTGGTTATCGCACCATGGGATTGCACGGCTTTGCCGCGCTCTATGGCGGTGTATCGATGGCGGATCCGAGCTATTTTACCGATTTCTGGACCAAGCCCGGCTATCTGGGCCACGATCACCCAGACCTGTTTGACGACGACCGGATGCAGCATGAAAGCCAGATCGTTGACCTGATAACAGCGGCAGAGGCAGCCCGGCTTGGCCTTGATGCCAATCCTTTCAGCGAAGCCAATCGGGGCGGCGTCGACACCGCGTTCATCCTTCCGCCTGGCGAAGATGGTTCGCGTATCGTCGGCCTGCGACTTGCCAAGGCACCACCGGGAAAATATTTTCTTGGCGGCGAGCTTGTCCCGGAGAGCGGCAACAGCAAAGGTCAGCGGCTGTTTTTGAGCCGCATCATTGGTGATGTGGTCATGTTCGGCGTGGTGAACCCGGAGCAGGTCGCGCAATTGCAGGTTGGCGATGCAGTGAAAGTCGACAATTCAAATTTTCTCGCGATGGAAAGCTACCACCGCCATCAGGTGCCGGGGCCGGATTTTCCGGTGTGGGACCATTATCGCGATGCGAAAGGCGAACCGCTTTACCCGCAGCGGCCGTTTCTGGTCGGTCCGCTTTTTGTTCAGTCCACTGCCGGCAGCCAGCTGACCGGAGAATATGACGGCAAGGCGATTCTCGTCGCCTCGCTCTGGGATCGTGAGGCGATGCCGTGGCAGGCCGACTGGTATCGTAAACGGGCCGAGGCGGCGGGAAGGGATATCCGCCTCTATTATACCGAGCACGCAACGCATGGCGACGAGCCGCCAAGCGGCGACCAGAACCGCCTCGTTTCCTATCAGGGCGAGTTGCAGCAAGCCTTGCGTGTTCTGGCCGCCTGGGCCGAGGATGGAACAGCGCCGCCAGAGAGCACGAGTTACCGTATCGAGGATGGGCAAGTCATCGTCCCCGATGTTGCTGACAGGCGTCTCGGTCTCCAGCCGGTTGTTGCGTTGACCGTCAATGGCGGGGAGCGCGCTGATGTCAGGGTAGGCGAACGCGTTCGTCTTGAAGGCCGAATCGCGGCACCGGCAGGTGGCGGGACGATCATGTCGGCCGGCTGGGATTTTCAGGGCAATGGCAACTATGTTCCGGTGGACCCGCTTATCACCGGAAAGACGCATGCATCGGTTTCGATCACCCATATGTTTGACCAGCCCGGCACATATTTCGTCGGTCTGCAGGGAATGTCACAGCCGGACGAGGCGCAGGGCAGCCCCTATGCCGAGCTGACCAATCTCGACCGGGTCCGGGTGGTGGTCAGCGAATAGGCTTCATCTAGATGTGATAGGAGCAGGATATGCCTCGGTACTAGACATGCCTGTTCGGTGGCATGGGATAGCGCCATCATATTCCCTGACAATTTAGCAGTCTTTGCGCTTGATGACCGATACATCGCGGAACGTCGCTGGCTATCAGCGTTGCCTAGCTGGATATTCTAGCGCTTGCCTTCAATCCGGACATGAAGCTCTTCCAGCCCGCGGATGATGAAGCTGGGTTCATAAGTCAGCTTCCGGTTGTCCGGTTGACCATGTATCGCTTCATCAAGAGTAATGGACGAGGTTTCCCGGAGCAGGGTGCCGAGCAGGAATTTCACTTCAGCTCGGGCAAGAGCTGCGCCGATGCAAGTATGGCGACCCCGGCCAAAGGAAACATGCTGGTTGCCCTTCTTGCGGTCCAGACGAAACTCTGCCGGCTGTTCCCATTTGGCCGGATCGCGATTGGCCGCCGCCAGCGTGATGACCATCGGCTTCCCGGCAGGAATAATCATATTGCCCACCTTCACATCGTCCAGCGCCAGACGGAACGTAGCCTTGGTCGACCCCTCCAGCCGCAACATTTCCTCGATAAACGGCACCAGGTCCGAAGGATTGTCGCGCAAATGATCCTGCATGTCGGGATTTTCCGCCAGATAGCGGACCGAATTTGCAACCAGCTTTGCGCTGGTATCCTGACCTGCCGCAAACAGGAACATCGAGGCTTTGACGACTTCGAGAATATCGGGTGTCGTTCCGTCGGGAAAGCTGGCGTGGGCGAGCTCGCTCATCACATCGCCCATGTCCTGCGCCTTGCGTTCGGTAATATAGCGCATGAAAAAGCCGCCGAGATAGATAAGCGTCGCATCGGCCGAACGTTCGTCATTTTCGGTCATGTTCCCGGCAGGGGGACCCTTGTCGATGACTTCGCGAAATTTTTCGCGATCATCCGCCGGAACGCCGAGCAGATCGGCGATGACCAGAGTGACATAAGGTGCCGCAATGGCTTTCACCATCTCGGCCTTGCCCTCGCTCACCGCTTCGGCGACCATTTGCTCGGCAAGCCGGGCCATATATTCTTCATTCGACTTGATGCGTGTCGGGGTGAACAAGCGGCTGAGCAGCGAACGGACATTGCTATGTTCCTGCCCATCATAGTTGACGAGCAGATCAAACATCGGATGCTGTTTACGAAACTCGGCGAGTTCGGTGCGAACGTCGGCACCATCCTGACCAAATTTGGGAATATCCTTGGCGCCGAATACCGCAATGCCCGAGGAAAGATGCTCGCTGTCGAGCAGGGTCTGAACAACTGTATCAAATCCGGTGATAAAATAGATGTCGCGCTCCTCATCATGGAAGACGCCATCTTCGGAACGGATTGCTTCAAAATAGGGATAGGGATCGCGCAGAATATCGAAATCTGCAAAATAGTCGCGCTTTGTCAGGTCGGTCATAATACTATCCTGTCTAGTTCCGCATAAGCCGAGCCTAGGCTGATGCTAGAGAGGAAGAAAGATGTCGCCAGGTCTGACGGTGAATGCATCGCCACGGCGTTCTATTATCCGGTCCGGACAGGACAGGCTGGCCTCAACAGGTCAAATCTATTTGTATCTAACCATGTTTTCGGACTGGCATGAAGGTCTAAGGACAAGGAAAAGCCCTTCTGCCGCCTATCGCAGCGACGATAGATTTCCGACAATATCGATAATGCTTTGCTCTCATCTCCAGCTTGGATAGGCAAAGCAAAGTTATCGCATTCTATAAGGATTGAGCCATGGCGACCGAAATTTTGCTTCCGAAACTTGGATTTTCGATGACCGAGGGTCAGGTGGCTGAGTGGCTGATAGCTGATGGCGGGGAAGTGAAGGAAGGCGATTTGCTGTTTCTTCTGGAAGCGGACAAGTCGACCAATGAAGTAGACGCCCCGGCTTCCGGCACGCTCAAGATCGTCGCACCGGTCGGGGAAACCATCCAGGTCGGTGATGTAATCGGCTATATTGAGTAACCGCTTGTGACTCTCCGGGTAGGCATCGTTTCGGCGGCTTGGGGCGCATTTGCGCATCTGCCGGCATGGCGGGCAATCGAGGGCGTCGAGGTTACCGCGATCTGTACCTCGCGCGAGGAGACGGCACGAGCCGCCGCCGCACGCCATGACATCAAACGGCCTTTCTGGGATGCGCTGGCCATGTGCCGCGATCCCGATATCGATATCGTCGATCTGGGCACGCGCCCGGCGATTCGTCTGCCGATGGTGATCGAGGCCCTGCGGCACGGCAAGCATATCTACAACAGTTGCCCGCACGCGCCGGACTGGGCAGGCGCCAAGGCGATTAACGCCGCCTGGGACGGCAGCGCCAGTCACACCGCTGTCGATGCGTTTTCACGTTATCTGCCCGCCCATCGCAAGATGAAAGCAATGATCGACGAGGGATTCCTCGGGCGGATGCTGGGCGGAAGTTGCCACTTCAACATGTCGCTGTTCAACCGTCCGGACAAGAATTTCCCTTATAACTGGTTCGCCGAGGAAGGTTCGGGGGTCTCCAGCCTGCGCAATTTCGGCAGCCATTTGCTTTATGTGCTGTGCGAATTCCTTGGTCCGGTGAAGGAACTGGTGGCTGACGATCAATTGATGTTGCCCGAATGGGAATTTGCCGACGGCGATCGCATGCGGGCCTATAATAATGATTTCGCTAACCTGATCGTGCGGTTTGCCTCGGGCGTCACACTGTCGTTTCAGACGAGCTGGAACATGCCCGCGCAGGAAGGCTGGACCATCGACCTGTTCGGCACGGACGGCCGGCTGCGCGCTCGTGCGCCGAGCTTTCCCACCCTGGCGGATTGTAAGCTTTACGCGGGCGCTGCGGAGAGCCGCGATGCTGCAGGGCTGGAACCGGTGGCTCTGGATTTCACTGCGGATTCGAGAATTGCGATCGAACCGGTCAGCAATCCGGCTCCTGCTTTTCCCATGGCGCTCACCATGCAATCGCTAGTCGACACAATCAGGGGACGCGGCCCTGCGCGGCCCGATTTCGCGCTGGCGCTCGAAGTGGAGCGGGTGCTCGAAGCCGCTCGCCTGTCGAGTGCCGAACGGCGCTGGGTAGAGGTTGCAAGCGTCGTCTAGCTGCTATTCGGTCACGCTGGCTGGAGTTCGGATTCCTCAAGCGTATCGGGGTAACGGCCCAGCGACAGGAACATCACGCTGGAGATTGCGAACATCGGGATAATCGCCCACAGGATCGCATCATAATTGCCGAATATTTCATAGAGCGTATTGGCGATGAATGGCGCAATGCCCGATGTGAAACCGAACATTCCCCCCAGCAATCCGAACAGGGCTGCGAAATGACGCGGCGAGAAATGGCGCGTGGTGAGATAGGCGCAGGCATCATATTCCGCCCCGGCGGTCAGGCCGAGCATCAGGCAGGCAATGGATGCAGCCAGCGTCGACTGATCGGTCGCCAAGAAAATCATCGCGGCAGAAAGCGCACCGACGGCACATCCCATGGCGACGAAGCGCCCGTCAATCCGGTCGAGCAACAAGCCGCCAACGATGCGGCCAATGATCGTGCCGATTCCGATCAGGCCGGCTACCTCTGCTGCAGCGATCAGGGTGAAACCTTCCTCCATCAGCACCGGTACAGCGTTGATCCCGAGACCCGTCGCGCCGAGTGAATAGATTACGCCGCCAATGGCCAGCCGGATGAATTTGGGAGACAGCAGTTCTTTTGTCATTGCTTCGGGTCGAACTTTTGCCAGTTTCTGGTCAGCCGGCCGTTCGGGCGGCTTGTCCTTTGCAAAGAGGAAAACAACCAGCGGAAAAACGACGATGAAAGAAACGCCGCCCATGCCGATATAGGCACCGCGCCAGCCATAAGCCTCAATCAGTGTAGCGCCGAGATAGGGCACGACTGCCGAAGCGATGCCGGTTCCCGACAGGGTGACTGCCAGCGCCAGCCCACGGTTCTTCTCAAACCGCTGGGCGACCGCTGCCGTCCATACGCTGGGGTAAATGCAGATCAGCGCCACTGCCAGCAGCGCATATAGCGCCAGCCAGGAAACAAGACTTGGTCCGGCGGTTGAAATCAGGGCGAGAGCGGCGCCGTAAAACGGGACGCCGATCAGCGCGACCTTGCGCGGTCCGAAATGGTCGACGGCCCTTCCGCCGAAGACCGCCAGCAGCAGGGCAACGACCGAGGTGACCAGTGGCCCGGCGGAAATCTCCGCGCGGGACCAGCCAAATTCCTGCTCCAGCGGTTCGATCATCACCCCCAGAGCATAAGCATGCACGGCCACCAGCGTCATGCCCATCACTGCGGGCGGCAGATTGCCTCCATAGCGACGCCATTCCTGCGGATCGAATATCTGCTTTTTGCCGTCGCTACTCATTGCCCATATTCTCCCAGTCGTCGCATGAATTTTTCCAGACCAATATCCTGCGATACATCATTTGGAAGCAAAGGAATCGTCAGGCCGCT
Coding sequences within:
- a CDS encoding biotin/lipoyl-containing protein, coding for MATEILLPKLGFSMTEGQVAEWLIADGGEVKEGDLLFLLEADKSTNEVDAPASGTLKIVAPVGETIQVGDVIGYIE
- a CDS encoding PKD domain-containing protein codes for the protein MRMIDAGAYPATDELFAKPYIDAQEWRDDPVRHFYVHGGFEGTDTRFSYYFPPAGQYEGRFFQHVTPVPDSETLAQRLPAGKFNKIGFSAASGAYFIETNGGGTIDLTEGSEALADPTITAYRANAAAAAFSRHVAQQFYDREDRPYGYIYGGSGGAFRTIGGLESTKGVWDGGVPYVNGSTMAIPNMFTVRMQALRVLRDKFPQIVDALEPGGSGDPYAGLTAYEASVLREADKMGFPMPSWFGYRTMGLHGFAALYGGVSMADPSYFTDFWTKPGYLGHDHPDLFDDDRMQHESQIVDLITAAEAARLGLDANPFSEANRGGVDTAFILPPGEDGSRIVGLRLAKAPPGKYFLGGELVPESGNSKGQRLFLSRIIGDVVMFGVVNPEQVAQLQVGDAVKVDNSNFLAMESYHRHQVPGPDFPVWDHYRDAKGEPLYPQRPFLVGPLFVQSTAGSQLTGEYDGKAILVASLWDREAMPWQADWYRKRAEAAGRDIRLYYTEHATHGDEPPSGDQNRLVSYQGELQQALRVLAAWAEDGTAPPESTSYRIEDGQVIVPDVADRRLGLQPVVALTVNGGERADVRVGERVRLEGRIAAPAGGGTIMSAGWDFQGNGNYVPVDPLITGKTHASVSITHMFDQPGTYFVGLQGMSQPDEAQGSPYAELTNLDRVRVVVSE
- a CDS encoding Gfo/Idh/MocA family protein, giving the protein MTLRVGIVSAAWGAFAHLPAWRAIEGVEVTAICTSREETARAAAARHDIKRPFWDALAMCRDPDIDIVDLGTRPAIRLPMVIEALRHGKHIYNSCPHAPDWAGAKAINAAWDGSASHTAVDAFSRYLPAHRKMKAMIDEGFLGRMLGGSCHFNMSLFNRPDKNFPYNWFAEEGSGVSSLRNFGSHLLYVLCEFLGPVKELVADDQLMLPEWEFADGDRMRAYNNDFANLIVRFASGVTLSFQTSWNMPAQEGWTIDLFGTDGRLRARAPSFPTLADCKLYAGAAESRDAAGLEPVALDFTADSRIAIEPVSNPAPAFPMALTMQSLVDTIRGRGPARPDFALALEVERVLEAARLSSAERRWVEVASVV
- a CDS encoding MFS transporter, translating into MSSDGKKQIFDPQEWRRYGGNLPPAVMGMTLVAVHAYALGVMIEPLEQEFGWSRAEISAGPLVTSVVALLLAVFGGRAVDHFGPRKVALIGVPFYGAALALISTAGPSLVSWLALYALLAVALICIYPSVWTAAVAQRFEKNRGLALAVTLSGTGIASAVVPYLGATLIEAYGWRGAYIGMGGVSFIVVFPLVVFLFAKDKPPERPADQKLAKVRPEAMTKELLSPKFIRLAIGGVIYSLGATGLGINAVPVLMEEGFTLIAAAEVAGLIGIGTIIGRIVGGLLLDRIDGRFVAMGCAVGALSAAMIFLATDQSTLAASIACLMLGLTAGAEYDACAYLTTRHFSPRHFAALFGLLGGMFGFTSGIAPFIANTLYEIFGNYDAILWAIIPMFAISSVMFLSLGRYPDTLEESELQPA
- a CDS encoding cytochrome P450, with translation MTDLTKRDYFADFDILRDPYPYFEAIRSEDGVFHDEERDIYFITGFDTVVQTLLDSEHLSSGIAVFGAKDIPKFGQDGADVRTELAEFRKQHPMFDLLVNYDGQEHSNVRSLLSRLFTPTRIKSNEEYMARLAEQMVAEAVSEGKAEMVKAIAAPYVTLVIADLLGVPADDREKFREVIDKGPPAGNMTENDERSADATLIYLGGFFMRYITERKAQDMGDVMSELAHASFPDGTTPDILEVVKASMFLFAAGQDTSAKLVANSVRYLAENPDMQDHLRDNPSDLVPFIEEMLRLEGSTKATFRLALDDVKVGNMIIPAGKPMVITLAAANRDPAKWEQPAEFRLDRKKGNQHVSFGRGRHTCIGAALARAEVKFLLGTLLRETSSITLDEAIHGQPDNRKLTYEPSFIIRGLEELHVRIEGKR